One Aegilops tauschii subsp. strangulata cultivar AL8/78 chromosome 2, Aet v6.0, whole genome shotgun sequence genomic window, TTCGCCGacgcggcggtggcggcgtcggcggcgccGCCGGAGAGCCCCAAGCACGAGGCGGCTGCGGTGACGCTGCAGAAGGTGTACAAGAGCTTCCGGACGCGGCGCCGGCTCGCCGACTGCGCCGTGCTCGTGGAGCAGAACTGGTGGGAGCTGCTGGACTTCGCGCTGCTCAAGCGCAGCTCCGTCTCATTCTTCGACATCGAGAGGCAGGAGACCGCCGTGTCCAAGTGGGCGCGCGCCAGGACCAGGGCCGCCAAAGTAAGCAATCTCTGATGAAATGCATCAGTCAGCTCTTCAAGAAATCCCTCTGATGCCATCTCCATTCGTGAAATTGGACTGACAATTAATCTGATTTCAGGTCGGAAAGGGGCTCTCCAAGGATGAGAAGGCTCGGAAGCTCGCATTGCAGCACTGGCTTGAAGCTGTGAGTACTTTTGTCAGAAGAAACTGCAGAATGTTCAGTTAGTTTTGGTGTTTTTGCCAAGCAATGTGCTCATGTCTCTGCTGAAATTTCCGCTGAACAGATCGACCCACGACACCGCTACGGCCACAACCTTCACTACTACTACGACTGCTGGCTGAGGTGCGAAAGCAGGGAGCCTTTCTTCTACTGGTGAGTGCTACAGCTCAACTGGTCATGGTTGTTGGAATTTCTGAACCTTTGGTCACATCATGAGATGATGAAGTTGTAACCTTATAGACTGATCACCATGTTTGTTTCCTTAGGCTCGACATCGGAGAGGGCAAGGAGATCAACCTCGAGGAGCGGTGCCCGCGGTCGAAGCTTCTCAGCCAGTGCATCAAGTATCTTGGTCCGGTAGGTGtttgcaaacattttacatgggATAAATGTGTAGCTGGAGTGGAATGCAAGTCCATGAGAGTTCAGGAGTACTAATGATTCAAACTGAATTTTTGTTGTGCCTgcagaaagagagagaggaatATGAGGTTGTGATTGAGGATGGCAAGTTTATGTACAAGAACAGCAGGCAAATCCTCGACACGTCCGGCGGTCCGAGGGACGCAAAGTGGATCTTTGTGCTGAGCACATCCAGGAATCTGTATGTCGGGCAGGTAACGTTCAGGCTTCATACTAGAGTGCTATCAACACACAACATTGCATTAGACCTATTACCTATGTGTACTAGATCATCATCTAACTTTGTCCAAAACTCTACTTTCTGCAGAAGAAAAAGGGCACATTTCAGCATTCTAGCTTTCTCGCCGGAGGCGCCGCGTCTGCTGCGGGGCGACTAGTTGTCGAAGATGGAGTTCTGAAGGCTATCTGGCCTCACAGTGGGCACTACCGCCCCACGGAAGAGAACTTCCAGGAATTCCAGGACTTCCTCAGAGAGAACAAGGTTGATCTCACCGATGTTAAGGTAAGCAACTATCTGACCCATGATTGGGATAGAATGAGAAAGTTCCCAAAATGTGGTGACAATAAAGTTATCCAATTTGCATTTTCTCAATTGTTCTTTTTGTATAATTGCAGATGAGCCCAACTGAAGAGGATGAGGAGTTTTGGAGCAGGCTCAGAAGCATCCCTTCTGAGCGGTGCACAGATGCCGACAAACCCGAAGAAGAAATGGTTCCTGCTGCAGAAACCATCCCTTGCCAGGCACCTCAGGTCACTGAAACCACACCTGAAAATGTCATCCAACTCCAAGAAACAAACAAAGATCATAGCCAACCGGAGATATTCACAAGGCTGGATTCATCGAAAGGCGCCGTAAACATCGAAAACTCAACAACTTCCATGCCTGAAGATCATGAGGAAGACAGCGATGATGATCATTCGGTGGTGCCAAGGGAGAAGGTCATTGGGAGGGTCAACTCATATCAGCTGGGGAAGCAAGGGTCCTTCAAGTGGACCACCGGCGCCGGGccccggatcatttgcgtcaggGACTACCCGCCGGAGCTCCAGCACCGGGCGCTGGAGGAGGTGCACCTGTCCCCGAGGAGGAGCGGCAGGCCGACGTCGAGGTTCTCGTCGCCGCAGAGGGGCGGCAGCCCGATGTCGAGAGGGTGTGAACCGCTGACGCCGAGAGAGGCGTTCCATGCCACGCATCTGCAGCAAGGATTGCTGATCAGTTTATGATGAACGAGCTATTCTTGTTCATCAGTTGTGCATATGGATAGAGGAATAAAGTCACCTATTGGGAGTAAAAAGAAGTACTCCTTGTGTAGATCTTGTAGTGATGTATGTATACGTGATGTTCAAATTGGACACAAGTACAGAGATCAATACAAATTCTTTCATTCTTTGGTCTTTTGTTCCCCTTCCGAGAGATGCAATTTCCAGCTACAGAACTTGGGAGTTTTAAGGCATTCTCATCAGAAGGAATGGAACTTTAGAGGTTTTTATCTCAGAGAAATGCCCAGCCAAAACTTGTTGAATATGATTATCATTCTACTAATTCATCAAAAGTAAAATTAAGCATTGTGGGGGCCTTCTTCTCACAGAGAAGGCACCCTTCAAAAATTAGCAAATGCTACAAATTTTGAAATTCAGAATTTGCAGGGCCTTCAAACAGAAAAGACACCCTTCAAGATCATTGTATTTTGTCCAAATGTACCACATTACAAAGTTTGAATTTAGGATTGGTGGGGCCTTCTCACAAGGAGAAGACACCCTTCAAAAATTAAGGTATGCTGCTTAGTGTGGCATGCACACGGTATTCTTTAGTAAAAGGCGAAAGAATAGTTCGCTTTGTGCTCACCACGCAGCTGCGTACCTTTAATCGCTCGCACCACCCGCTGTTATGTAGCCCGGCTccccaccctctctctcccttgcgcaggcgaggtgggactaatcAAAACAGCCGGCTCCGCCTCGTTTTGCTTCCTCTGCTGCCTTTTTTTTTTGACAAAtgctttttcttcttcttcctcctcctgcaGGGCACCAGCAAAAAGCCCACAGGCCAGAGGAGTGACGCCAATTGCCCAAACAAAGCAGCCGTGGattatttctcaaaaaaaaagcaGCCGTGGATTTTTTTAAAGGCCGAATTATATTGACAGGATCAGCTGAAACGCTGACTAATCAAAATAATTAGTATGGGATGCTCCGTATATGCTACTCCAGCAGGCACAGTGGCGTGTGTCGCCTAGCATGGAGCAATATCGCTGGCCGGTATGATGCTACGCAAGCGCTACGACCGACCCCACAGCCAGAGACAGAATTCTAACAGTTTTTTTTAAGTTGCAGTTCATGCAGGTGCTTAGCTTAGCTTAGCTTAGCTAGCCACGTGGCTATCATGTGCCCTAAGCAGAATGATACGCGAGGAGCAGAGGCGTTGAGAAAAGATTCCCAGTGCGTAGACTTTGGCTACACGATGATTATTCGATCAGTTTAATTCTGACGATCTCAATTATTCAGACTAATGACCTAAGCAATCGCACATATAGAAATATGTGTGCACACTAAACGTTAAGCCATTATCAAGCCCGTCGATAGACCATGCTGCTAGCTGACCTTTTTTTGTTCTGAAATGTTGTTCGCTGAGCTTAGGGCATTTCCAACGCCGACCCATAAACCGCCTGCGTTGTAACCATCCAACCACAAATTGATTCATCGAGCTTAAATCATTCTAGGTAAGGTGCTTAGTGTGGACGCAATGCAAGGTCAGGAACGCGTGCACGCAGTGGTCAAAACTCAAAACCCAAGAGGCAGATGTGTAGCAACTCTTGCAGCAAAGCAGAACCGACCATCATGAGTTTGAGCCCCAGATGCACGCAGAAGAGAACAGCTAGCAGATCCGAGCTGGTATTGGATCCAAACGCAAAGGACAGGGAGAAAAAGTCAAAGGACACCGTACCCACCCGTAGTACTTGAATGTACAACCGTACAACCGACCGGCGGCGTACGTGCATCCGTGGTGCTGCAGTCGTGCAGATGCTCTGGCCGCACGCTAGCTGGATATCACGTTGCACCCCCGTAAATAAAAGTTCCCTGGGATTTCCCGGATCTGATGTTATGAACGAGGACATGTGTTTCCTGAATCTTGGGAAAACCGAGGCGAGCATCGGCAGATAATAGATACACCCACGTCAAATTTAGGTTTTGCGTTCTGGGGAGTACATGCTCCCTTTTATTTCGATAATATATTTAAACCAAGTTGAAACGTTTCAaaagaagtactccctccgttcctaaatatttgtctttttagatattttaaatagactaccacatacggatgtatatagacatattttagagtgtagattcactcattttattccgtatgtagtcagttgttgaaatctctagaaagacaaatatttaggaacggaggaagtaaaAAAGAAATGGCGTGTAGATATCAGAGTGACCGACGTGCCGACATTTATGTGTGAAAAAATATCATTCATCTGCGGGGATCTCGGTGAAAAAAACAAGAGTTGAGAGTTAGAATAGCAAATATGTTCTCAAACAAGTGCTTGAGTTCGTTATTTTTGCATAAATCACAAACGAATTGGGATTTTTACTGCGAGCATGTGTGCTTATGTGCAACCGTCTGATCATGTAATGCTCATTGCCTTTTGGCTTTGAACCCTAAAGTCTCATGCGTTGCCCGATGAGCCTTTGTAGTCTTATGGATCGTTACTCTGCCTATGTTGTgagctttattaatttaaagccggacgcCTTTGGTGTCCTCGTTCTAAAAAAAACTTAAAAATCTACAAACAGAAGTGATTCATTAGAACATGAGTTGTTTCATTAGGATGGGTGCAAAATGATATTTTGAAAAGGAAACATGTTCTCCGGAGCACGCTTGATGTTTTCCCACCCATGTCCATAACAATTTGCCAGAAAGACTTGCAAAAGTAACATAGTGTAAATTTTGTACACCAATTTGCACCACATGCTTTGTAGTCTATAGCACAATACCTCaattatgatttgcatgtcttgCAAGTTGTCATATTTCAAACAAAAATTCGCATGGATGCACCGCATGTATTTGCTCTTCCCTTTTTTCATAACCTGCATATATGATTTTCTTTTCTACATCTGGAAAACAAGTGCATATCATCGTAGACGAACTTATGGAGCCTGATATTTACCTTGTTTCGATGGGTCATGTGTACCTTCTTCATATAGAAGCCGAAAGATTAATAAAAGTCTTCTTTACGAACTCATGTTTGCTAAGTTGTGGAAAAGGGAAATATTCAAGAGATAGTTTTTGAAAACAAGATCATGTGTGATATTTTATACgtgggtgttggggaacgtagtaatttcaaaaaattacctacgcacacgcaagatcatggtgatgcatagcaacgagaggggagagtgttgtccacgtaccctcgtagaccgacagcggaagcgttatcacaacgcggttgatgtagtcgtacgtcttcacgatccgaccgatcaagtaccgaacgcacggcacctccgagttcagcacacgttcagctcgatgacgtccctcgaactccgatccagccgagtgttgagggagagtttcgtcagcacgacggcgtggtcacgatgatgatgttccaccgatgcagggcttcgcctaagctccgcaacggtattatcgaggtgtaatatggtggaggggggcaccgcacacggctaaaatatcgtatatcaggtgtgtttagaggtgcccccctgcccccgtatataaaggagcaagggggaggccggctgccctaggcgcgccaaggagagggggggagtcctcctcctagtaggagtaggactcccctttcctagtccaactaggaaaagaggggggggaaggaaagagagggagagggagagggaaagggggctgcgccccccctctcctagtccaactaggattcctcctgggagggggtgcgccacctcctggctgctgccctctctctcccctctaggcccactaaggcccaatacttccccggggggttccggtaaccctccggcactccggttaaatccgaaatttctccggaacacttccggtgtccgaatatagtcgtccaatatatcaatctttatgtctcgaccatttcgagactcctcgtcatgtccgtgatcacatccgggactccgaacaaccttcggtacatcaaaacatataaactcataatataactgtcatcgtaactttaagcgtgcggaccctacgggttcgaaaactatgtagacatgaccgagacacctctccggtcaataaccaatagcggaacctggatgctcatattggttcctacatattctacgaagatctctatcggtcagaccgcataacaacatacgttgttccctttgtcatcggtatgttacttgcctgagattcgatcgtcggtatctcgatacctagttcaatctcgttaccggcaagtctctttactcgttctgtaatacatcatcccgcaactaactcattagtcacaatgcttgcaaggcttatagtgatgtgcattactgagtgggcccagagatacctctccgacaatcggagtgacaaatcctaatctcgaaatacgccaacccaacaagtacctttggatatacctgtagagcacctttataatcacccatttacgttgtgacgtttggtagcacacaaagtgttcctccggtaaactggagttgcataatctcatagtcataggaacatgtataagtcataaagaaagcaatagcaacatactaaacgatcgggtgctaagctaacggaatgggtcaagtcaatcacgtcattctcctaatgaggtgatcccgttaatcaaatgacaactcatgtctatggctaggaaacataaccatctttgattaacaagctagtcaagtagaggcatactagtgacactctgtttgtctatgtattcacacatgtattatgtttccggttaatacaattctagcatgaataataaacatttatcatgatataaggaaataaataatactttattattgcctctagggcatatttccttcagtctcccacttgcactagagtcaataatctagattacacagtaatgattctcacacccatggagtcttggtgctgatcatgttttgctcgtggaagaggcttagtcaacgggtctgcaacattaagatccgtatgtatcttgcaaatttctatgtctcctacctggactaaatcccggatggaattgaagcgtcttttgatgtgcttggttctcttgtgaaatctggattcctttgctaaggcaattgcaccagtattgtcacaaaagattttcattggtcccgatgcactaggtatgacacctagatcggatatgaactccttcatccagactccttcatttgctgcttccgaagcagctatgtactctgcttcacacgtagatcccgccacgacactttgcttagaactgcaccaactgacagctccaccgttcaatgtaaatacgtatccggtttgcgatttagaatcgtcggatcagtgtcaaagcttgcatcaacgtaaccatttacgatgagctctttgtcacctccataaatgagaaacatatccttagtccttttcaggtatttcaggatgttcttgaccgctgtccggtgatccactcctggattactttggtacctccctgctaaacttatagcaaggcacacatcaggtctagtacacagcattgcatacatgatagagcctatggctgaagcatagggaacatctttcatcttctctctatcttctgcagtggtcgggcattgagtcttactcaatctcacaccttgtagtacaggcaagaaccctttctttgcttgatccattttaaacttcttcaaaactttgtcaaggtatgtgctttgtgaaagtccaattaagcgtcttgatctatctctatagatcttaatgcctaatatatatgcagcttcaccgaggtctttcattgaaaaactcttattcaagtatccctttatgctatccagaaattctatatgatttccaatcagcaatatgtcatccacatataatatcagaaatgctatcgagctcccactcactttcttgtaaatacaggcttctccaaaagtctgtataaaaccaaatgctttgatcacactatcaaagcgtttattccaactccgagaggcttgcaccagtccatagatggatcgctggagcttgcacactttgttagctccctttggatcgacaaaaccttccggttgcatcatatacaactctt contains:
- the LOC109756115 gene encoding IQ domain-containing protein IQM2 — translated: MGVLFSCPVEDDGECGLVAAAAAAEEQQQATFLKASLGSGKLRIEGSLSFKRLQLVEPKIPVATPDAVTAPVPVPVPMPRELLRTRFADAAVAASAAPPESPKHEAAAVTLQKVYKSFRTRRRLADCAVLVEQNWWELLDFALLKRSSVSFFDIERQETAVSKWARARTRAAKVGKGLSKDEKARKLALQHWLEAIDPRHRYGHNLHYYYDCWLRCESREPFFYWLDIGEGKEINLEERCPRSKLLSQCIKYLGPKEREEYEVVIEDGKFMYKNSRQILDTSGGPRDAKWIFVLSTSRNLYVGQKKKGTFQHSSFLAGGAASAAGRLVVEDGVLKAIWPHSGHYRPTEENFQEFQDFLRENKVDLTDVKMSPTEEDEEFWSRLRSIPSERCTDADKPEEEMVPAAETIPCQAPQVTETTPENVIQLQETNKDHSQPEIFTRLDSSKGAVNIENSTTSMPEDHEEDSDDDHSVVPREKVIGRVNSYQLGKQGSFKWTTGAGPRIICVRDYPPELQHRALEEVHLSPRRSGRPTSRFSSPQRGGSPMSRGCEPLTPREAFHATHLQQGLLISL